In Tepidimonas taiwanensis, the following are encoded in one genomic region:
- the hutH gene encoding histidine ammonia-lyase produces the protein MAETLTLEPGRLQLQDLRKLWAAPQAVQLSTAARAAVAAAAATIDTIVTRGEAAYGINTGFGKLAKTRIADTQLQQLQRNLILSHAVGTGEPLKDAVVRLILATKAASLARGHSGVRPEAIDTLLALLNADILPLIPAKGSVGASGDLAPLAHMTLALMGEGLVRMRGRVMPAAAALQAAGIAPLQLAPKEGLALINGTQVSTALALHGLFMAERLLEAGHLIGALSVDAAKGSDTPFDPRIHALRGQPGQIASAALTRTLLEGSAIRRSHLTHDERVQDPYSLRCQPQVMGACRDLIAQVARTLLIEANAVTDNPLVFADTGEVLSGGNFHAEPVAFAADTLALALAEIGALSERRIALLIDSTLSGLPPFLVDNPGLNSGFMIAHVTAAALASENKLLAHPASVDSLPTSANQEDHVSMATHAARRLDTMAEHTGTILAIEWLAAAQGVDFHRPLPTSPRLQRLHGVLRERVPFYAEDRFLAPDIEAAKTLVLAGAATTGNEDIVAVLWKD, from the coding sequence ATGGCTGAGACACTGACTCTGGAACCTGGCCGTCTGCAACTGCAAGACTTGCGCAAGCTCTGGGCAGCACCGCAAGCCGTGCAGTTATCCACGGCGGCCCGTGCAGCGGTGGCAGCAGCGGCTGCCACCATCGATACCATCGTCACCCGCGGCGAAGCGGCTTACGGTATCAACACGGGTTTTGGCAAGCTGGCCAAGACGCGCATCGCCGACACGCAGCTGCAACAATTGCAGCGCAACCTGATCCTCTCGCACGCCGTGGGCACAGGCGAGCCGCTCAAGGACGCGGTGGTGCGCCTGATACTGGCCACCAAAGCCGCCAGTTTGGCGCGCGGGCACTCGGGCGTGCGACCAGAGGCAATCGATACGTTGCTGGCCTTGCTCAACGCCGATATCCTGCCGCTGATCCCGGCCAAGGGCTCGGTGGGCGCGTCGGGTGACTTGGCACCGCTGGCGCACATGACGCTGGCGCTGATGGGCGAGGGCCTCGTGCGCATGCGAGGACGGGTGATGCCTGCGGCTGCGGCACTGCAAGCAGCCGGTATTGCACCGCTGCAACTGGCCCCCAAGGAGGGGTTGGCTTTGATCAACGGGACGCAGGTGTCGACGGCGCTGGCGCTGCACGGCTTGTTCATGGCCGAGCGCCTGCTGGAGGCAGGCCACTTGATCGGCGCGCTTTCGGTGGACGCCGCCAAGGGCAGCGACACCCCCTTTGACCCCCGCATTCACGCGCTACGGGGCCAACCGGGACAGATTGCCAGCGCGGCACTGACGCGCACCCTGCTGGAAGGCAGCGCCATTCGGCGCTCACACCTCACGCATGACGAGCGCGTGCAGGATCCGTACAGCCTGCGCTGTCAGCCCCAGGTGATGGGTGCCTGTCGCGACCTCATCGCGCAGGTGGCGCGCACGCTGCTCATCGAGGCCAATGCCGTCACCGACAACCCGCTGGTCTTTGCCGACACAGGCGAGGTGCTCTCGGGGGGCAACTTCCACGCCGAGCCCGTGGCCTTCGCTGCCGACACCCTGGCGCTGGCGCTGGCCGAGATCGGCGCGCTGTCCGAGCGGCGCATCGCCTTGCTGATCGACAGCACCCTCTCGGGGCTGCCGCCCTTCCTGGTGGACAACCCCGGGCTGAACAGCGGCTTCATGATCGCTCACGTCACCGCCGCGGCTTTGGCGTCCGAAAACAAACTGTTGGCGCACCCAGCCAGCGTGGACAGCCTGCCCACCAGCGCCAACCAGGAAGACCATGTGAGCATGGCCACCCATGCGGCACGGCGGCTCGACACGATGGCCGAGCACACGGGCACAATCCTCGCCATCGAGTGGCTCGCTGCCGCTCAGGGCGTGGACTTCCACCGCCCGCTGCCGACCTCTCCTCGCTTGCAGCGGCTGCACGGTGTGCTGCGTGAACGAGTGCCGTTCTACGCCGAAGACCGGTTCCTCGCGCCCGATATCGAGGCCGCCAAAACACTGGTGCTTGCCGGTGCGGCCACCACGGGCAACGAAGATATCGTGGCCGTGCTGTGGAAGGATTGA
- the hutU gene encoding urocanate hydratase: MTANPDPRHDPTRVIRAPRGTTLHCKSWLTEAAYRMLQNNLDPEVAENPQALVVYGGIGRAARNWACFDRILACLRELNDDESLLIQSGKPVGVFKTHPDAPRVLIANSNLVPKWATWDHFHELDRQGLFMYGQMTAGSWIYIGSQGIVQGTFETFAEAGRQHYGGNWSGRWILTAGLGGMGGAQPLAATLAGAVSLTIECEQSRIDFRLRTRYVDRQARDLDEALAMVRHHCERKEAVSIALLGNAAEVLPELVKRARAGGLKPDLVTDQTSAHDLIHGYLPAGWTVEQWKAAQRDPAQHATLREAAARSCAQHVQAMLDFHAMGVPVVDYGNNIRQVAFDQGVRNAFDFPGFVPAYIRPLFCEGKGPFRWVALSGDPEDIYKTDAKIKELFPDNHHTHRWLDMARERIAFQGLPARICWLGLGERHLAGLAFNEMVRKGELKAPIVIGRDHLDTGSVASPNRETEAMRDGSDAVSDWPLLNALLNTASGATWVSLHHGGGVGMGYSQHAGMVIVADGTEAAERRLARVLVNDCASGVMRHADAGYELAVATAKRHGLRLPMID; this comes from the coding sequence ATGACCGCCAACCCCGACCCCCGCCACGACCCCACGCGTGTGATTCGCGCCCCGCGCGGCACGACCCTGCACTGCAAAAGCTGGCTCACCGAGGCCGCTTACCGCATGTTGCAGAACAACCTCGACCCTGAGGTCGCGGAAAACCCGCAGGCCCTGGTGGTCTACGGCGGCATCGGCCGTGCAGCGCGCAACTGGGCCTGCTTCGACCGCATCCTGGCCTGCCTGCGCGAGCTCAACGACGACGAGTCGCTGCTGATCCAGTCTGGCAAGCCGGTGGGCGTGTTCAAAACACATCCCGATGCGCCGCGGGTGCTCATTGCCAACTCCAACCTCGTGCCCAAGTGGGCAACGTGGGATCACTTCCACGAGCTGGATCGCCAAGGCTTGTTCATGTACGGGCAGATGACCGCCGGCAGCTGGATCTACATCGGCAGCCAGGGCATCGTCCAAGGCACATTCGAGACGTTCGCCGAGGCCGGCCGCCAGCACTACGGCGGCAACTGGTCCGGGCGCTGGATCCTCACCGCAGGGCTTGGCGGCATGGGGGGGGCACAGCCGCTGGCCGCCACACTGGCGGGCGCGGTATCGCTGACCATCGAGTGCGAGCAAAGCCGCATCGACTTTCGGTTGCGCACGCGCTACGTCGATCGGCAAGCACGCGACCTGGACGAGGCGCTGGCGATGGTGCGTCACCATTGCGAGCGCAAAGAAGCCGTCTCCATCGCTCTGTTGGGCAACGCCGCCGAGGTGTTGCCTGAGCTGGTCAAGCGCGCGCGCGCCGGTGGTCTCAAACCGGATTTGGTCACGGATCAAACCTCGGCTCATGACTTGATTCACGGCTACCTGCCAGCCGGTTGGACCGTCGAGCAGTGGAAGGCCGCGCAGCGCGACCCCGCGCAGCACGCCACTTTGAGAGAAGCCGCCGCCCGCAGCTGCGCACAGCACGTGCAAGCGATGCTCGATTTCCATGCGATGGGGGTGCCGGTGGTGGACTACGGCAACAATATTCGCCAAGTCGCCTTTGATCAGGGCGTGCGCAACGCTTTCGACTTCCCCGGCTTCGTGCCGGCCTACATCCGTCCCCTGTTCTGCGAGGGCAAGGGGCCGTTCCGCTGGGTGGCGCTGTCGGGCGACCCGGAAGACATCTACAAGACCGACGCCAAGATCAAGGAGCTCTTCCCTGACAACCACCACACCCACCGCTGGCTGGACATGGCGCGCGAACGCATCGCCTTCCAGGGGTTGCCCGCGCGCATCTGCTGGCTCGGTCTGGGCGAGCGCCATCTCGCCGGCTTGGCCTTCAACGAGATGGTACGCAAAGGAGAACTCAAGGCACCCATCGTGATCGGCCGCGACCACCTGGACACCGGCTCGGTGGCGAGCCCCAACCGCGAAACGGAGGCCATGCGCGATGGCAGCGACGCCGTCTCCGACTGGCCGCTGCTCAATGCGTTGCTCAATACCGCCAGTGGTGCGACGTGGGTGAGCTTGCACCACGGTGGGGGTGTGGGCATGGGATATTCACAACACGCGGGCATGGTGATCGTCGCCGACGGCACCGAGGCGGCCGAGCGTCGCTTGGCACGCGTGCTGGTCAACGACTGCGCCTCGGGCGTGATGCGCCACGCCGACGCGGGCTACGAATTGGCCGTGGCCACCGCCAAACGCCATGGCTTGCGCCTACCCATGATCGACTAA
- a CDS encoding YjiH family protein, whose amino-acid sequence MPRPDIALAGSPGGLALPLLKLLAFSAVGVFLFFVDIEIGGRRTIPVDHLSSYLVREQRSLAVAFVLALMAWGAVSPFVTGAFRQSATALVFGVIKLAGLALAGLYLAGLAPDWATQKDMLPFLFEKLALSVGVLIPIGALALSFLVGFGLLELVGVLMERVMRPLFRTPGYSAIDAVTSFVGSYSIGLLVTNAMYQQGKYTVREAMVIATGFSTVSATFMVVVAKTLGLMEHWTFFFWASFVVTFAVTAITAYLPPIAGMDDRRPTPVEDDHAPATGSRWRRALQAGVARYQSREPLPRMLWTHLKDGLQMSAVVTPSILAVGFAGLCLARYTPLFDWIGVLLKPALWIAGAVLGLENATAASGAFASGLAEMFLPAILLKDADFLLRFLVALVSISTVLFLSGCIPCILATRIPVKFRDLLVIWLLRSLLSIVVGAAVLRTGLAFGWIRLPT is encoded by the coding sequence ATGCCCCGTCCTGACATCGCCCTGGCTGGCTCCCCCGGTGGTCTAGCCCTCCCGCTGCTCAAGCTGCTGGCCTTCAGCGCCGTGGGCGTGTTTCTCTTCTTCGTCGACATCGAGATCGGCGGCCGGCGCACGATTCCGGTGGATCACCTCAGCAGCTACCTGGTGCGCGAGCAGCGCAGTCTGGCGGTGGCCTTCGTGCTGGCACTGATGGCCTGGGGGGCCGTGTCACCCTTCGTTACTGGGGCATTTCGCCAGAGCGCCACGGCACTGGTATTCGGCGTGATCAAGCTGGCCGGCCTGGCCCTGGCAGGCCTGTACCTGGCCGGGCTGGCCCCCGACTGGGCCACCCAGAAAGACATGCTGCCCTTCCTTTTCGAGAAGCTGGCGCTGTCGGTGGGCGTGCTCATCCCCATCGGCGCTCTGGCGCTGAGCTTCCTGGTGGGCTTCGGCCTGCTCGAGCTGGTGGGCGTGCTGATGGAGCGCGTGATGCGCCCGCTCTTCCGCACCCCCGGCTACTCGGCCATCGACGCCGTCACCTCCTTCGTCGGCAGCTATTCCATCGGCCTGCTCGTCACCAACGCGATGTACCAGCAGGGCAAGTACACCGTGCGCGAGGCCATGGTCATCGCCACAGGTTTCTCCACGGTATCGGCCACGTTCATGGTGGTCGTGGCCAAGACCCTGGGCCTGATGGAGCACTGGACATTCTTCTTCTGGGCCAGCTTCGTCGTGACCTTCGCGGTCACTGCGATCACGGCCTACCTGCCGCCCATCGCCGGCATGGACGACCGCCGCCCCACCCCTGTCGAGGACGACCACGCCCCGGCCACCGGCAGCCGCTGGCGGCGGGCCCTGCAAGCGGGTGTGGCGCGCTACCAGTCGCGCGAGCCGCTGCCTCGGATGCTGTGGACCCACCTGAAGGACGGGCTGCAAATGTCCGCCGTCGTCACCCCCAGCATCCTCGCGGTGGGTTTTGCCGGCCTGTGCCTGGCCAGGTACACGCCGTTGTTCGATTGGATCGGCGTGCTGCTCAAGCCCGCGCTGTGGATCGCCGGTGCCGTGCTGGGCCTGGAAAACGCGACCGCTGCCAGCGGTGCCTTCGCCTCGGGCCTGGCCGAGATGTTCCTGCCGGCCATCCTGCTCAAAGACGCCGATTTCCTGCTGCGTTTCCTGGTGGCCCTGGTCTCGATCAGCACGGTGCTCTTCCTGTCCGGCTGCATACCCTGCATCCTGGCCACCCGCATCCCCGTCAAGTTTCGCGACCTGCTCGTGATCTGGCTGCTGCGCAGCCTGCTGAGCATCGTCGTCGGCGCTGCCGTACTGCGCACCGGCTTGGCCTTCGGCTGGATCAGGCTGCCGACCTGA
- the hutC gene encoding histidine utilization repressor: protein MNTTLRPADEGRQPAYQTIKAYVLERIHSGEWKEGDAIPSEEALARQFGVSRMTVNRALRDLSDEHIVSRTRGSGTYVAQRKYQSTLVEIRNIADEIAERGHAHRGELHLLERCRATEALARQFELPPRSALFHSIVVHYDNDDPIQVEDRYVNPEVAPEYMNADFRSQTPNAYLMRVAPLQGVRFAIEACMPPESIRELLRMGPHEPCLVLRRQTRSRDRVASVVAMWHPASRYQFTGGF from the coding sequence ATGAACACGACCCTCCGGCCCGCTGATGAGGGCCGTCAACCGGCCTACCAGACCATCAAGGCCTATGTGCTGGAGCGCATCCACAGTGGCGAGTGGAAGGAGGGGGATGCCATCCCGAGCGAGGAGGCGTTGGCACGTCAGTTCGGTGTGTCGCGCATGACGGTCAACCGCGCGCTGCGCGACCTCAGCGACGAGCACATCGTGTCGCGCACGCGCGGCTCGGGTACCTACGTGGCGCAGCGCAAATACCAGTCCACGCTGGTGGAAATTCGCAACATTGCGGACGAAATTGCCGAGCGCGGGCACGCGCACCGAGGCGAGCTCCATCTGTTGGAGCGTTGTCGTGCCACGGAGGCGTTGGCGCGGCAGTTTGAGCTACCACCGCGCTCTGCGCTCTTTCACTCCATCGTGGTGCACTACGACAACGACGATCCCATCCAGGTGGAGGATCGCTATGTGAACCCCGAGGTGGCTCCTGAGTACATGAACGCGGACTTTCGCAGCCAAACCCCTAACGCATACCTGATGCGGGTGGCCCCGCTGCAGGGTGTACGCTTCGCGATCGAGGCCTGTATGCCTCCGGAGTCGATACGGGAGCTGTTGCGCATGGGGCCGCATGAGCCGTGTTTGGTGCTGCGCCGCCAAACACGCTCACGCGATCGCGTCGCGTCGGTGGTTGCGATGTGGCACCCCGCGTCGCGGTATCAGTTCACCGGGGGTTTTTGA
- a CDS encoding arylesterase, with product MKRRHCTVALLGAAAGTCLPLRAHATARGSAPVILVVGDSLSAEYGLARGSGWVALLEQRLQRQRPGARVVNASVSGDTTAGGRSRLPALLERHRPDIVILELGGNDALRGLPLATTRDNLRAMIRASRDAGARVLLLGMDMPPNYGERYRAEFRALYTDLAREENTAVVPFFLAGVADRPDAGQHFQDDRIHPNERAQPRLRDNVWAALQRLL from the coding sequence GTGAAACGTCGCCACTGTACCGTGGCGCTGCTGGGCGCCGCCGCCGGGACGTGCCTGCCCCTCAGAGCCCACGCCACCGCCCGGGGTTCCGCACCGGTCATCCTCGTCGTCGGCGATTCGCTGAGCGCCGAGTATGGGCTGGCGCGCGGCAGCGGCTGGGTCGCGCTGCTGGAGCAGCGCCTGCAGCGCCAGCGGCCCGGCGCGCGGGTCGTCAACGCCAGCGTCAGCGGCGACACCACGGCCGGGGGCCGCTCGCGGCTGCCCGCGTTGCTGGAGCGGCACCGGCCCGACATCGTGATCCTGGAATTGGGCGGCAACGATGCGCTGCGCGGGCTGCCGCTGGCGACGACGCGCGACAACCTGCGCGCGATGATCCGCGCCAGCCGCGACGCCGGGGCGCGGGTGCTGCTGCTGGGCATGGACATGCCGCCCAACTACGGCGAACGCTATCGGGCGGAGTTTCGTGCCCTCTACACCGATTTGGCGCGTGAAGAAAACACCGCCGTGGTGCCGTTTTTCCTCGCGGGTGTGGCCGACCGGCCCGACGCAGGGCAGCACTTTCAAGACGACCGCATACACCCCAACGAGCGCGCACAGCCCCGCCTGCGCGACAACGTTTGGGCAGCGCTGCAACGCCTACTGTGA
- a CDS encoding ABC transporter ATP-binding protein, with the protein MSSAPIIAVRRLGKSVTDATGTLDILHDIDFDVAPGEALAIVGASGSGKSTLLSLIAGLDTPTTGTVVLDGVDLFALDEDARAALRARRVGFVFQSFQLLGNLTALENVMLPLELAGRRDAREAARRMLERVGLGERLGHYPRVLSGGEQQRVALARAFVVEPAVLLADEPTGSLDHATGERVMELMFDLNREHGTTLVLVTHDPAIAARCQRRIAIEAGRARELPRGA; encoded by the coding sequence ATGTCATCTGCTCCCATCATCGCGGTGCGCCGGCTGGGCAAATCCGTCACCGACGCCACCGGCACGCTTGACATCTTGCACGATATCGATTTTGACGTGGCGCCGGGCGAGGCGCTGGCGATCGTCGGCGCCTCCGGCTCGGGCAAGAGCACGCTGTTGTCGCTGATCGCCGGGCTCGATACCCCGACGACCGGGACGGTCGTCCTGGACGGGGTGGACCTGTTCGCGCTGGACGAGGACGCACGTGCGGCGCTGCGGGCGCGGCGTGTGGGCTTCGTATTCCAGAGTTTTCAGCTGCTGGGGAATCTCACGGCGCTGGAAAACGTGATGCTACCGCTGGAGCTGGCCGGGCGGCGTGATGCGCGGGAGGCCGCGCGCCGCATGCTCGAACGCGTGGGCCTGGGCGAGCGGCTGGGGCACTATCCCCGCGTGCTCTCCGGCGGCGAGCAGCAGCGCGTCGCGCTCGCGCGGGCCTTCGTCGTCGAGCCGGCGGTGCTGCTGGCCGACGAACCCACGGGCAGCCTGGACCACGCGACGGGTGAGCGGGTGATGGAGCTGATGTTCGACCTCAACCGCGAGCACGGCACGACGCTGGTGCTGGTGACGCATGACCCGGCGATCGCGGCGCGATGCCAGCGCCGCATCGCGATCGAGGCCGGCCGCGCGCGCGAGCTGCCCCGCGGCGCATAA
- the rlmB gene encoding 23S rRNA (guanosine(2251)-2'-O)-methyltransferase RlmB: MSSDTKILFGFHAVGVRVKTAPDSVLEVYVDAMRRDARMRQFLQRAADAGVRVIEADGPRLAKLAGGAHHQGVVARVRPVEQARTLDDLLDQLAARAEVEQRADPPLLLVLDGVTDPHNLGACLRVADGAGAHAVVAPKDQSCGLNATVAKVASGAAETVPYFMVTNLARTLQSLKDRGLWIVGTSDDAPRSLYQYDWRGPVALVMGAEGKGIRPLVRRTCDELVSIPMRGAVESLNVSVASAVCLYELVRQRLAAASPAGR, from the coding sequence ATGTCTTCCGATACCAAGATCCTGTTCGGCTTTCACGCCGTCGGCGTGCGCGTCAAGACGGCACCCGACTCGGTGCTGGAGGTCTATGTCGACGCCATGCGACGCGACGCGCGCATGCGGCAGTTCCTGCAGCGCGCGGCCGACGCGGGCGTGCGCGTGATCGAAGCCGATGGCCCGCGTCTGGCCAAGCTGGCCGGTGGCGCGCACCATCAGGGCGTGGTGGCGCGCGTGCGGCCGGTGGAGCAGGCGCGCACACTGGACGACCTGCTGGACCAGCTCGCGGCGCGCGCCGAGGTCGAACAGCGCGCCGATCCGCCGCTGCTGCTGGTGTTGGACGGCGTGACGGATCCGCACAACCTGGGTGCGTGCCTACGCGTTGCCGATGGGGCGGGGGCGCACGCCGTCGTCGCGCCCAAGGACCAGTCCTGCGGCCTCAATGCGACGGTGGCCAAAGTGGCCAGTGGCGCGGCCGAGACGGTGCCGTATTTCATGGTGACGAACCTGGCGCGCACGCTGCAGTCGCTGAAAGACCGCGGCCTGTGGATCGTGGGCACGAGCGACGACGCGCCGCGCAGCCTCTACCAATACGACTGGCGCGGTCCGGTGGCGTTGGTGATGGGCGCAGAGGGCAAGGGCATCCGGCCGCTGGTGCGCCGTACCTGCGACGAGCTGGTCAGCATCCCGATGCGCGGGGCGGTGGAGAGTCTCAACGTCTCGGTGGCCAGCGCCGTGTGCCTCTACGAGCTAGTCCGCCAGCGCCTGGCCGCGGCGTCGCCGGCCGGGCGCTGA